The following coding sequences lie in one Micromonospora sp. R77 genomic window:
- a CDS encoding HNH endonuclease — protein MATKPKGIYKPAGWSYALSVRINIDSPYRDGEIFRRGDGTWCFAYHQENADPRRRDEEYTNKALMENIQHGMPVGVLKQYGDRKAKPPRYAVLGLAVPVAWHEGYFFFEGLSAEGLWRIGDTVSDVLVCTAAEGAPLLQNAEQPPNDDYDARLRAVRQIVARRGQAGFRSRLLKAYRGCCSVTGANAEAVLEAAHLRPYRGEDSNVLSNGLLLRSDVHTLLDLRLLAVEPVNRRVRLSRRLGGTIYSGLEGARLAEPVVPEQRPALEVLEDVWRQFQEVEDQPISKLLARPGRDPLKFDKPEPSPASSESADLVSYDLCWLVDGPSVSASDEWILSGKNR, from the coding sequence TTGGCCACAAAACCAAAGGGCATCTACAAGCCTGCTGGATGGTCTTACGCCTTGTCGGTACGAATCAACATCGACAGCCCTTATCGCGACGGTGAGATATTCCGTCGCGGCGATGGAACTTGGTGCTTTGCTTATCACCAAGAGAATGCTGACCCGAGGCGTCGGGACGAAGAGTATACGAATAAGGCGCTTATGGAGAACATTCAGCACGGGATGCCTGTGGGGGTGCTCAAGCAGTATGGTGATAGAAAGGCGAAGCCACCTCGATATGCGGTGCTGGGGCTGGCGGTGCCGGTTGCGTGGCATGAGGGCTATTTCTTCTTCGAGGGGCTGAGCGCTGAGGGCCTTTGGCGCATTGGCGATACGGTTTCTGACGTGCTGGTCTGCACTGCCGCCGAGGGCGCTCCGCTCTTGCAGAATGCTGAGCAGCCGCCTAATGACGACTACGACGCCCGACTTCGTGCAGTTCGTCAGATTGTGGCTCGCAGAGGGCAGGCTGGGTTCAGGAGCCGGCTGCTGAAGGCGTATCGGGGATGTTGCTCGGTAACCGGGGCCAATGCCGAGGCGGTTCTGGAAGCTGCTCATCTTCGACCCTATCGGGGTGAGGATTCGAACGTCCTATCAAATGGTCTCTTGCTAAGGTCAGATGTGCATACATTGTTGGACCTCCGGTTGCTTGCGGTGGAGCCAGTTAACCGGCGTGTCAGGTTATCGAGACGTCTCGGCGGTACGATCTACTCCGGGTTGGAGGGAGCTCGGCTCGCTGAGCCCGTCGTGCCGGAGCAGCGTCCCGCGTTAGAGGTCCTGGAGGATGTTTGGCGTCAGTTTCAAGAGGTTGAGGATCAGCCGATCTCGAAGTTGCTGGCTCGACCTGGACGTGATCCTCTAAAATTTGACAAACCCGAGCCGTCTCCAGCCTCCTCCGAATCGGCTGACCTGGTCAGTTACGACCTCTGCTGGTTGGTAGACGGTCCCTCAGTATCGGCATCCGACGAGTGGATTTTGAGCGGCAAAAATAGGTGA
- a CDS encoding GYD domain-containing protein — MAAFLLKSTYTVDGLGGLVRDGGTKRADVVRALVEDAGGRVESIYFAFAEEDTYVVCDLPDHRTAAALAIAIGAAGGLRVQVTPLLSPAEVDAATRERTAYTPPGD; from the coding sequence ATGGCCGCATTCCTGCTGAAGTCGACCTACACGGTCGACGGGCTCGGTGGGCTGGTCCGCGACGGCGGCACGAAGCGCGCCGACGTGGTCCGTGCCCTCGTCGAGGACGCCGGCGGCCGGGTGGAGTCGATCTACTTCGCCTTCGCCGAGGAGGACACATACGTGGTGTGCGACCTGCCCGACCACCGCACGGCCGCCGCCCTGGCCATCGCCATCGGCGCGGCCGGTGGCTTGCGGGTGCAGGTCACCCCGCTGCTGAGCCCCGCCGAGGTGGACGCCGCCACCCGGGAACGGACCGCCTACACACCCCCGGGCGACTGA